From Pseudonocardia autotrophica, one genomic window encodes:
- a CDS encoding zinc ribbon domain-containing protein, producing the protein MKADPTTQAKLLQLAEVDAEIGRLAHQRRTLAEHKQFEEAEQRVRDARDAAVRAETRAGDLDRDIARIERDVDGVRARTERDRTMLAGSGIGAKQATELQHELDTLARRQGVLEDEQLGVMEEREAVGAELEHARAELAAAEEHIAEVGTRRDRAEGDIDVSRAGRDRARAELVTVLPDELLADYERIRAKGGVAAGALRESRCSACRLELDRTFIAQVRGTAADEVVHCEECGAILVRGK; encoded by the coding sequence ATGAAGGCCGACCCCACCACCCAGGCGAAGCTGCTTCAGCTGGCCGAGGTGGACGCCGAGATCGGCCGTCTCGCCCACCAGCGCCGGACCCTGGCCGAGCACAAGCAGTTCGAGGAGGCGGAGCAGCGGGTCCGGGACGCCCGGGACGCCGCCGTCCGCGCCGAGACCCGCGCCGGTGACCTGGACCGGGACATCGCGCGGATCGAGCGGGACGTCGACGGCGTCCGGGCCCGCACCGAGCGCGACCGGACGATGCTGGCCGGGTCCGGGATCGGGGCCAAGCAGGCCACCGAGCTGCAGCACGAGCTGGACACCCTGGCCCGCAGGCAGGGCGTGCTGGAGGACGAGCAGCTCGGTGTGATGGAGGAGCGCGAGGCGGTCGGGGCGGAGCTGGAGCACGCCCGCGCCGAGCTGGCCGCCGCCGAGGAGCACATCGCCGAGGTCGGTACCCGGCGTGACCGCGCCGAGGGCGACATCGACGTCTCCCGGGCCGGCCGGGACCGGGCGCGGGCCGAGCTGGTCACCGTGCTCCCGGACGAGCTCCTCGCCGACTACGAGCGGATCCGCGCGAAGGGCGGGGTCGCGGCCGGGGCGCTGCGCGAGTCGCGTTGCAGCGCCTGCCGCCTCGAGCTGGACCGCACCTTCATCGCGCAGGTCCGCGGGACCGCTGCCGACGAGGTCGTGCACTGCGAGGAGTGCGGCGCGATCCTGGTGCGTGGCAAGTGA
- a CDS encoding Nif3-like dinuclear metal center hexameric protein, translated as MSAALRDVTDALEAAYPPALAMEWDAVGLVCGDPAEPVDSVLFAVDPTPETVREAIDSGAGLLVTHHPLLLRGVHGVGADTPKGALLHTLIRAGVGLFTAHTNADIADPGVSDALADALGLRTEGPLQPEPAEPLDKIVTFVPVGPAIAQVHTALADAGAGHFGNYSHCSFATAGTGQFLPLDGAVPAIGEVGRLERVAETRLEMVLPRSRRHAVLAALRSAHPYEEPAYDLVEMAPLPSSRGLGRIGTLPEPESFAAFTERVAAALPATAWGVRGAGERDRRIHRVAVSGGSGDSALGAATRAGVDAYVTADLRHHPASEHVLSGTGPGGPVPALVDVAHWASEWPWCEQAAAVVRSALGGSVSVSVSRLRTDPWTTAATAVAEAAPQPTPHQTEARS; from the coding sequence ATGAGCGCGGCCCTGCGGGACGTGACCGACGCCCTGGAGGCGGCCTACCCGCCCGCGCTCGCCATGGAGTGGGACGCGGTCGGCCTGGTCTGCGGTGACCCCGCCGAGCCCGTCGACTCGGTGCTGTTCGCGGTCGACCCGACCCCGGAGACCGTCCGGGAGGCGATCGACTCGGGTGCCGGGCTGCTCGTCACGCACCATCCGCTGCTGCTGCGCGGGGTGCACGGCGTCGGCGCCGACACCCCCAAAGGGGCGCTGCTGCACACGCTGATCCGGGCGGGCGTGGGGCTGTTCACCGCGCACACCAACGCCGACATCGCCGATCCCGGCGTCTCGGACGCCCTGGCGGACGCGCTCGGCCTGCGGACCGAGGGCCCGCTGCAGCCGGAACCGGCCGAGCCACTGGACAAGATCGTCACCTTCGTGCCGGTCGGACCGGCGATCGCGCAGGTGCACACCGCACTGGCGGACGCGGGCGCCGGTCACTTCGGCAACTACTCGCACTGCTCGTTCGCCACCGCGGGCACCGGCCAGTTCCTCCCGTTGGACGGGGCGGTCCCGGCGATCGGCGAGGTCGGGCGCCTGGAGCGGGTCGCGGAGACCCGGCTGGAGATGGTGCTGCCGCGGTCCCGGCGGCACGCGGTCCTCGCCGCGCTGCGCTCCGCGCACCCCTACGAGGAACCGGCCTACGACCTGGTGGAGATGGCTCCGCTGCCGTCGTCGCGGGGGCTGGGCCGGATCGGCACGCTGCCGGAGCCGGAGTCGTTCGCCGCGTTCACCGAGCGGGTGGCCGCGGCGCTGCCCGCCACCGCGTGGGGCGTCCGCGGCGCGGGCGAGAGGGACCGCCGGATCCACCGGGTCGCGGTGAGCGGCGGCTCCGGTGACTCCGCGCTGGGTGCCGCCACCCGGGCCGGGGTCGACGCCTACGTGACCGCCGATCTACGTCACCACCCGGCGTCCGAGCACGTGCTCTCGGGTACCGGACCGGGCGGCCCGGTACCCGCGCTGGTCGACGTCGCGCACTGGGCGTCGGAGTGGCCGTGGTGCGAGCAGGCGGCGGCCGTGGTGCGGTCGGCGCTCGGCGGTAGCGTCTCGGTGTCGGTCTCCCGACTGCGCACCGACCCGTGGACCACGGCGGCCACCGCCGTCGCAGAGGCTGCGCCCCAGCCCACCCCCCATCAGACGGAGGCGAGATCATGA
- the cobC gene encoding Rv2231c family pyridoxal phosphate-dependent protein CobC yields the protein MPFDHPRPGHGPGDPGAHDLRHHGDSEVADGLLDFAVNVIGDGPPAWLRDRLAATLDGLGRYPRADHDAQAREVAAARHGRTPDEVLPLAGSAEGFSLLPALRPRLAVVVHPGFTEPEAALRASDVDVVRVHTDAADGHALHPAAVPDRADLVVIGNPTNPTGVLHPADTVRALARPDRVLVVDEAFADAIPGEPESLAGNGDVPGLLVLRSLTKTWALAGLRAGYALGAPALLARLARPRPPWPVSTPALEAIIACCEPDALSAADQRARELAAHRVSMTSALESIEGVAVSHGVAPYLLLHLPDGTGHEVRRLLRAAGITIRRGDTFPGLGPDHVRVAVRPPELARRLAEELELALRTLVVPA from the coding sequence ATGCCGTTCGATCACCCTCGGCCCGGTCACGGACCCGGTGACCCGGGCGCCCACGACCTGCGCCACCACGGCGACTCCGAGGTGGCCGACGGCCTCCTCGACTTCGCCGTCAACGTGATCGGGGACGGGCCGCCCGCGTGGCTGCGCGACCGGCTGGCCGCGACGCTCGACGGCCTCGGCCGCTACCCGCGGGCCGACCACGATGCGCAGGCCCGCGAGGTCGCCGCCGCCCGGCACGGCCGCACCCCCGACGAGGTGCTCCCGCTGGCGGGCAGCGCGGAGGGATTCTCGCTGCTCCCGGCGCTGCGTCCGCGCCTCGCCGTGGTCGTGCACCCGGGGTTCACCGAGCCGGAGGCCGCGCTGCGCGCCTCCGACGTGGACGTCGTGCGGGTGCACACCGATGCGGCCGACGGGCACGCACTGCATCCGGCGGCGGTCCCGGACCGGGCCGATCTCGTCGTCATCGGGAACCCGACCAACCCGACCGGCGTGCTGCATCCCGCCGACACCGTGCGCGCGCTGGCCCGGCCCGATCGGGTGCTCGTGGTCGACGAGGCGTTCGCGGACGCGATCCCCGGTGAACCGGAGTCGCTCGCCGGCAACGGCGACGTGCCCGGCCTGCTCGTCCTCCGCTCGCTGACCAAGACCTGGGCCCTGGCCGGGCTGCGCGCCGGGTACGCGCTCGGTGCCCCGGCCCTGCTGGCCCGGCTCGCCCGCCCGCGCCCGCCATGGCCGGTCTCGACACCCGCCCTGGAGGCGATCATCGCCTGCTGCGAGCCGGACGCGCTGTCGGCCGCCGACCAGCGGGCCCGCGAGCTGGCCGCACACCGGGTCTCGATGACGAGCGCACTCGAATCGATCGAGGGCGTCGCGGTGTCCCACGGCGTGGCCCCCTATCTGCTACTGCACCTGCCCGACGGCACCGGGCACGAGGTCCGGCGGCTGCTGCGCGCGGCCGGGATCACGATCCGGCGCGGCGACACCTTCCCCGGGCTCGGCCCGGACCACGTCCGGGTCGCGGTGCGGCCACCGGAGCTCGCCCGCCGGCTCGCCGAGGAGCTGGAGCTGGCCCTGCGCACGCTGGTGGTGCCGGCATGA
- a CDS encoding DUF4394 domain-containing protein, protein MTKKMRRTLIGAAAVAASAALFAPVAFAGDGSGDHGSKHGAETSGLTAMGLAHDTLVKFTTSDAGAVAEIGTITGLTDADKRLVGLDYRVQDGKLYGVGDGGGIYTVDESNASATEIGRLSVDLDGKNFGVDFNPAANALRVVSDTGQNLRQPFATMPLAATVEDTDLTNPATAPATGTVPATGVTAAGYTNNDLSASTATTLFVLDTDLDRVSVQSPANSGTLAPTGSLPADIGAIAGLDVYSTLTDGVTTANDAFATVDVAGSTRLWKVDLLTGSAQDLGELAAPVGSLAIKLDQ, encoded by the coding sequence ATGACGAAGAAGATGCGCCGTACCCTCATCGGCGCTGCGGCGGTGGCCGCATCGGCGGCACTGTTCGCTCCGGTTGCCTTCGCCGGCGACGGCAGCGGCGACCACGGCTCGAAGCACGGTGCGGAGACCTCCGGGCTGACCGCCATGGGCCTGGCCCACGACACACTGGTCAAGTTCACGACCTCCGATGCCGGCGCGGTCGCCGAGATCGGCACGATCACCGGTCTGACCGACGCCGACAAGCGTCTCGTCGGTCTCGACTACCGGGTACAGGACGGCAAGCTCTACGGAGTGGGCGACGGCGGCGGCATCTACACGGTCGACGAGTCGAACGCCTCGGCCACCGAGATCGGCCGGCTCAGCGTCGACCTGGACGGCAAGAACTTCGGCGTCGACTTCAACCCGGCAGCGAACGCGCTGCGGGTCGTCAGCGACACCGGCCAGAACCTGCGTCAGCCGTTCGCCACCATGCCGCTGGCCGCCACCGTCGAGGACACCGACCTCACCAACCCGGCCACCGCACCGGCCACCGGCACGGTCCCGGCCACCGGCGTCACCGCCGCGGGCTACACCAACAACGATCTGAGCGCCTCGACCGCGACCACACTGTTCGTGCTCGACACCGACCTCGACCGTGTGTCGGTGCAGTCCCCGGCCAACAGCGGGACCCTCGCCCCCACCGGGTCGCTGCCGGCCGACATCGGCGCGATCGCCGGGCTGGACGTGTACAGCACCCTGACCGACGGTGTCACCACCGCGAACGACGCGTTCGCCACCGTCGACGTGGCCGGCTCGACGCGCCTGTGGAAGGTCGACCTGCTGACCGGCAGCGCCCAGGACCTCGGCGAGCTGGCCGCCCCGGTGGGTTCGCTGGCGATCAAGCTCGACCAGTAG
- a CDS encoding low molecular weight protein-tyrosine-phosphatase, translating into MLAAEVEAVGLADRVRVTSAGTGQWHIGQPMDDRAAEVLAEHGFGTGHRARQVDSEILAADLLIALDAGHLRSLQPSVPDPKRVRLLRSFDPDAAEGAEVPDPYYGGPDGFTEVYEMIAAALPGLVEHVKRQA; encoded by the coding sequence ATGCTGGCCGCGGAGGTCGAGGCCGTCGGGCTGGCCGACCGTGTCCGCGTGACGAGCGCCGGGACCGGCCAGTGGCACATCGGCCAGCCGATGGACGACCGCGCTGCCGAGGTGCTGGCCGAGCACGGCTTCGGCACCGGCCACCGGGCCCGCCAGGTCGACTCGGAGATCCTCGCCGCCGACCTGCTCATCGCACTCGACGCCGGGCACCTGCGGTCGCTGCAGCCCTCGGTACCGGATCCCAAGCGGGTCCGGCTGCTGCGCTCGTTCGATCCCGACGCGGCGGAGGGCGCCGAGGTCCCGGACCCGTACTACGGCGGGCCGGACGGGTTCACCGAGGTGTACGAGATGATCGCCGCGGCGCTGCCGGGCCTGGTCGAGCACGTGAAACGGCAGGCGTGA
- a CDS encoding fructosamine kinase family protein: MSAPVQRLTGRTVAAELGGHPPRFRLGDGAEAVTVVVKSGAADPGAIPAEAAGLRWLAVPGGPPVPEVLGADDEWLSSTWIPPGRPTADAAGELGRRLTVLHAAGAQAFGAPPPGGPASAWIGHAGMRNVPHDGPWGEWFVQDRVLPYLRIARDRGDLDPVGAAAIDRVCERIDRLVGPDEPPARLHGDLWSGNVLWSGGAAWLIDPAAHGGHRESDLAMLDLFGLPHLEQVLAGYAEAAADAGTPLAEGWRERVPLHQLFPLLVHTVLFGGGYAGQAVAAARRLT, translated from the coding sequence GTGAGCGCTCCCGTCCAGCGGTTGACCGGGCGGACGGTCGCCGCGGAGCTCGGCGGGCACCCGCCCCGGTTCCGGCTCGGCGACGGCGCCGAGGCGGTCACCGTGGTCGTGAAGAGCGGCGCCGCGGATCCCGGCGCGATCCCGGCCGAGGCCGCGGGGCTGCGCTGGCTCGCCGTCCCCGGCGGGCCGCCGGTGCCCGAGGTCCTCGGTGCCGACGACGAGTGGCTGTCGAGCACCTGGATCCCGCCCGGGCGGCCCACCGCCGACGCCGCCGGGGAGCTGGGGCGACGGCTCACCGTCCTGCACGCCGCTGGGGCGCAGGCGTTCGGCGCCCCGCCACCGGGCGGCCCGGCGTCGGCGTGGATCGGGCACGCCGGGATGCGCAACGTGCCCCACGACGGCCCGTGGGGCGAGTGGTTCGTGCAGGACCGGGTGCTCCCCTACCTGCGGATCGCGCGCGACCGCGGTGACCTGGATCCGGTGGGTGCGGCCGCGATCGACCGGGTGTGCGAGCGGATCGATCGCCTCGTGGGGCCGGACGAGCCGCCCGCCCGGCTGCACGGCGACCTGTGGTCGGGCAACGTCCTGTGGTCCGGCGGCGCAGCCTGGCTGATCGATCCGGCGGCACACGGCGGGCACCGGGAGTCCGATCTGGCCATGCTGGACCTGTTCGGCCTGCCCCATCTCGAACAGGTGCTGGCCGGTTACGCCGAAGCGGCCGCCGACGCCGGCACGCCGCTCGCCGAGGGATGGCGCGAGCGGGTCCCGCTGCACCAGTTGTTCCCGCTGCTGGTGCACACGGTGCTGTTCGGCGGCGGGTACGCCGGGCAGGCCGTCGCCGCGGCCCGCCGGCTCACCTGA
- a CDS encoding SAM-dependent methyltransferase yields the protein MTGVLERRDTTTEPVAGILSRVIGRAPDLRVEAFDGSHSGPDDASVTLRVDSPRALARLVSAPGSLGLARAYVTQEIDIDGDLYTALSAMAEVTLHSIPRREQLWLARRLLPYWREHRMPPPDLEARPRGLLHSKRRDSQAISHHYDVSNRFYEFVLGESMTYTCAAYPHADATLEEAQANKYALVAAKLDLQPGTALLDVGCGWGGMVRHAAAEHGVKALGVTLSREQAAWGQAEIERQGLGGLAEIRHLDYRDLPDGAFDAVSSIGLTEHIGKANIDTYFRAMQAKLRPGGRMLNHCITQPYKPDHRNTDPFIHRYVFPDGELEPIGTLVTAMNEAGFEIRHAENLREHYALTLRDWGTNLDRNWTDAVAEVGIGRARVWRLYMAACRLGFELNNIQLHQVLGVKLHADGSAGFPLRGEHGAY from the coding sequence ATGACGGGAGTGCTGGAGCGACGAGACACGACGACCGAGCCGGTCGCCGGGATCCTGTCCCGGGTGATCGGCAGGGCGCCGGACCTGCGGGTCGAGGCGTTCGACGGGTCCCACAGCGGCCCCGACGACGCATCGGTGACGCTGCGGGTCGACTCACCACGGGCGCTGGCCCGGCTGGTGAGCGCCCCGGGTTCGCTGGGGCTGGCCAGGGCCTATGTGACCCAGGAGATCGACATCGATGGTGACCTCTACACCGCGCTGAGCGCGATGGCCGAGGTGACACTGCACTCGATCCCGCGCCGGGAGCAACTGTGGCTGGCCCGGCGGCTGCTGCCGTACTGGCGCGAGCACCGGATGCCACCACCGGATCTGGAGGCCCGCCCGCGCGGGCTGCTGCACTCCAAGCGCCGTGACTCGCAGGCCATCTCGCACCACTACGACGTCTCCAACCGGTTCTACGAGTTCGTGCTCGGCGAGTCGATGACCTACACCTGCGCCGCGTACCCGCACGCCGACGCCACCCTCGAGGAGGCCCAGGCGAACAAGTACGCCCTGGTCGCGGCCAAGCTGGACCTGCAGCCGGGAACGGCGCTGCTCGACGTCGGCTGCGGCTGGGGCGGCATGGTCCGGCACGCCGCCGCCGAGCACGGTGTGAAGGCACTCGGGGTGACGCTGTCGCGCGAGCAGGCGGCGTGGGGGCAGGCCGAGATCGAGCGCCAGGGCCTCGGCGGGCTGGCCGAGATCCGGCATCTCGACTACCGCGACCTGCCGGACGGCGCCTTCGACGCGGTGTCCTCGATCGGTCTGACCGAGCACATCGGCAAGGCCAACATCGACACCTACTTCCGGGCCATGCAGGCCAAGCTGCGGCCCGGCGGGCGGATGCTCAACCACTGCATCACCCAGCCGTACAAGCCCGACCACCGCAACACCGACCCGTTCATCCACCGCTACGTGTTCCCGGACGGCGAACTCGAACCGATCGGCACCCTGGTGACCGCGATGAACGAGGCGGGTTTCGAGATCCGGCACGCGGAGAACCTGCGCGAGCACTACGCGCTGACGCTGCGCGACTGGGGCACGAACCTGGACCGGAACTGGACCGACGCGGTCGCCGAGGTCGGCATCGGGCGGGCCAGGGTGTGGCGGCTCTACATGGCGGCCTGCCGGCTCGGGTTCGAGCTGAACAACATCCAGCTGCACCAGGTGCTGGGGGTGAAACTGCACGCCGACGGCAGCGCGGGGTTCCCGCTGCGCGGGGAGCACGGGGCGTACTGA
- a CDS encoding FAD-binding oxidoreductase gives MVTLVPSVSRAAHDTAVAELRRRRSGAGRVQLGKPSSNLFRFGDRDTGRGATRLDTSALDGVLAVDPVTLTAEVQGMATYETIVDATLAHGLMPLVVPQLKTITLGGAVTGLGVESTSFRNGLPHESVLEMDVLTPAGELLHVTPDGEHSDLFVAFPNSYGTLGYALRLVVELAPVRPFVRLTHHRYPSAIPAAAGIEELAGSGADFLDGVVFDAGEHYLSVGEFVDAPMPGARISDYTGQEVFYRSLQRRPVDHLTVRDYLWRWDPDWFWCSRAFGVQHPLVRRFWPRRFRRSDVYRRLVALDQRYGASNRVRAAIGVPTEEMVVQDVEIPVERLAEFLAFFHAEVGIAPVWLCPLRLRGERSWPLYPMEPGRLYVNVGFWSSVPERPGDPWAHNRLVEECVAELGGHKSLYSTVHYGEDEFWSHYNGAAYRAVKQRYDPAGQAPDLYRKVTGR, from the coding sequence ATGGTGACGCTCGTCCCCTCCGTATCCCGTGCGGCGCACGACACGGCGGTGGCGGAGCTGCGCCGGCGCCGATCCGGCGCCGGGCGGGTGCAGCTGGGCAAACCGTCGTCGAACCTGTTCCGGTTCGGCGACCGGGACACCGGCCGCGGTGCCACCCGGCTCGACACCTCGGCACTCGACGGTGTGCTCGCAGTCGACCCGGTCACCCTGACCGCCGAGGTCCAGGGCATGGCCACCTACGAGACCATCGTGGACGCCACGCTCGCGCACGGGCTGATGCCGCTGGTCGTCCCGCAGCTGAAGACGATCACGCTCGGCGGCGCGGTGACCGGGCTCGGGGTGGAGTCGACGTCGTTCCGCAACGGTCTGCCGCACGAGTCGGTGCTGGAGATGGACGTGCTGACCCCGGCCGGGGAGCTGCTGCACGTCACCCCGGACGGCGAGCACTCCGATCTGTTCGTGGCCTTCCCGAACTCCTACGGCACCCTCGGCTACGCGCTGCGGCTGGTCGTCGAGCTGGCGCCGGTGCGGCCGTTCGTCCGGCTGACCCACCACCGGTACCCGAGCGCGATCCCCGCCGCGGCGGGGATCGAGGAGCTGGCCGGATCCGGGGCGGACTTCCTGGACGGGGTGGTCTTCGACGCCGGCGAGCACTACCTGAGCGTCGGCGAGTTCGTCGACGCTCCGATGCCCGGCGCACGGATCTCCGACTACACCGGCCAGGAGGTCTTCTACCGGTCGCTGCAACGCCGCCCGGTCGATCACCTCACCGTCCGCGACTACCTGTGGCGCTGGGACCCGGACTGGTTCTGGTGCTCGCGCGCCTTCGGCGTGCAGCATCCGCTGGTACGCCGGTTCTGGCCGCGCCGGTTCCGGCGGTCCGACGTCTACCGCAGGCTGGTCGCTCTCGACCAGCGGTACGGGGCGTCCAACCGGGTCCGTGCCGCGATCGGCGTCCCGACCGAGGAGATGGTCGTGCAGGACGTCGAGATCCCGGTCGAGCGGCTCGCCGAGTTCCTCGCGTTCTTCCACGCCGAGGTGGGGATCGCCCCGGTGTGGCTGTGCCCGCTGCGGCTGCGTGGCGAGCGGTCGTGGCCGCTGTACCCGATGGAACCGGGCCGGCTCTACGTCAACGTCGGTTTCTGGTCGTCGGTGCCGGAGCGCCCGGGGGACCCGTGGGCACACAACCGCCTCGTCGAGGAGTGCGTCGCGGAGCTGGGTGGGCACAAGTCGTTGTACTCGACCGTGCACTACGGCGAGGACGAGTTCTGGTCGCACTACAACGGTGCGGCGTATCGGGCGGTGAAGCAGCGGTACGACCCGGCCGGGCAGGCGCCCGACCTGTACCGCAAGGTGACCGGCCGCTGA
- a CDS encoding aldo/keto reductase has translation MRYLDVPGATRTPWSVIGLGTWQFGSTEWGYGTGFEGEATRIVARARELGVTVFDTAELYGFGRSERILGEALRASGGTDDVVLATKFFPLLPLAPVLEQRAVASAARLGVSSIDLYQIHKPHPVLGDASAMRGMAALQRIGLVSEAGVSTYSQARWRAAEAALGAPVLSNQVEFSLLRREPAADLVPFAQEKGRVVIAYSPLAQGLLTARYDATNRPSNTVRRTAAWLPENLRALRPLHDVLRDVASGHDATPAQIALAWVVHHPNTVAIPGASSVAQLESNVAAAGIALAADEYAGLTAAAAAVRRTLGPRALPALARDLTGARASRCTA, from the coding sequence ATGCGATATCTCGACGTCCCCGGGGCCACGCGGACGCCCTGGTCGGTGATCGGCCTGGGCACCTGGCAGTTCGGCTCCACCGAATGGGGCTACGGCACCGGGTTCGAGGGCGAGGCCACGCGGATCGTCGCCCGCGCCCGGGAACTCGGCGTCACCGTGTTCGACACCGCGGAGCTCTACGGGTTCGGCCGCAGCGAGCGGATCCTGGGGGAGGCGCTCCGCGCGTCCGGCGGGACCGACGACGTCGTGCTCGCCACCAAGTTCTTCCCGCTGCTGCCGCTGGCGCCGGTGCTCGAACAACGCGCGGTCGCCTCGGCCGCCCGGCTCGGCGTGTCCTCGATCGACCTCTACCAGATCCACAAGCCGCACCCGGTGCTCGGCGACGCCTCCGCGATGCGGGGAATGGCTGCGCTGCAGCGGATCGGGCTCGTCAGCGAGGCGGGCGTCTCGACCTACTCGCAGGCCCGCTGGCGTGCCGCCGAGGCTGCACTCGGTGCGCCGGTGCTGTCGAACCAGGTGGAGTTCAGCCTGCTGCGTCGCGAGCCGGCCGCCGACCTGGTGCCGTTCGCCCAGGAGAAGGGCCGGGTCGTCATCGCCTACAGCCCGCTCGCCCAGGGCCTGCTGACCGCCCGCTACGACGCGACCAACCGGCCGTCGAACACGGTGCGGCGCACCGCGGCCTGGCTTCCGGAGAACCTGCGGGCGCTCCGTCCGCTGCACGACGTGCTGCGCGACGTGGCGTCCGGGCACGACGCGACGCCCGCGCAGATCGCGCTGGCCTGGGTGGTGCACCACCCGAACACGGTCGCGATCCCGGGGGCGTCGAGTGTCGCGCAGCTGGAGTCCAACGTGGCCGCCGCCGGAATCGCCCTCGCCGCGGACGAGTACGCCGGTCTCACCGCGGCGGCCGCGGCCGTGCGGCGCACCCTCGGACCGCGCGCGCTGCCCGCGCTGGCCCGGGACCTGACCGGTGCGCGAGCGAGTCGTTGCACCGCGTGA
- a CDS encoding alpha/beta hydrolase family esterase produces the protein MPGTRRTRLLALAACLSVAMAGALTTAGTAAAGEAPAPRAPGCDIPAQPPGDTPADTSTPQQPGTSVDRIVRSGGLDRAVRLHLPDGYTADRAWPVVLVFHGRGNSGPTTEGFTELSALPAILAYPDGVVGGDDRLAWQGAPYSAPGVDDVAFTGDLLDELESTLCVDTKRVYATGKSNGGGFTEILACRLADRIAAFAPVAGAYYRAGEPPCEPGRAVPVLSLHGTGDTTIPYTGDAGRGLPAIPDWVAGWAERNSCAPQPATRRIEPDITVSTWSGCDARAQVEHVAIDGAGHTWPGATLYSGGGSTTYTVRATDLIWEFFSKHHLR, from the coding sequence ATGCCCGGAACGAGGAGAACCCGGCTGCTCGCACTCGCCGCCTGCCTGTCCGTCGCGATGGCGGGGGCGCTCACCACCGCGGGCACCGCGGCCGCGGGGGAGGCGCCGGCGCCGCGTGCGCCAGGCTGTGACATTCCCGCCCAGCCGCCCGGTGACACGCCTGCCGACACGTCCACCCCGCAGCAGCCCGGCACCAGTGTGGACCGGATCGTCCGCTCCGGTGGGCTGGACCGCGCCGTCCGGCTGCACCTGCCCGACGGCTACACCGCGGACCGCGCCTGGCCGGTGGTGCTGGTCTTCCACGGCCGCGGCAACAGCGGCCCGACCACCGAGGGGTTCACCGAGCTGTCCGCGCTGCCCGCGATCCTCGCCTACCCGGACGGCGTCGTGGGCGGCGACGACCGGCTGGCCTGGCAGGGTGCGCCGTACTCGGCGCCCGGGGTGGACGACGTCGCCTTCACCGGCGACCTGCTCGACGAGCTCGAGTCCACGCTGTGCGTCGACACGAAGCGGGTCTACGCGACCGGGAAGTCCAACGGCGGCGGGTTCACCGAGATCCTGGCCTGCCGGCTGGCGGACCGGATCGCCGCGTTCGCCCCGGTCGCCGGTGCGTACTACCGGGCGGGGGAGCCGCCCTGCGAGCCGGGCCGCGCCGTCCCGGTGCTGTCGCTGCACGGCACCGGCGACACGACGATCCCCTACACCGGCGACGCCGGCCGCGGGCTCCCGGCGATCCCGGACTGGGTCGCGGGCTGGGCCGAGCGGAACTCCTGCGCACCGCAGCCGGCGACCCGCCGGATCGAGCCCGACATCACCGTCTCGACCTGGTCGGGATGCGACGCCCGGGCACAGGTCGAGCACGTTGCGATCGACGGCGCCGGGCACACCTGGCCGGGCGCGACGCTCTACAGCGGCGGTGGCAGCACCACCTACACGGTGCGCGCCACCGACCTGATCTGGGAGTTCTTCAGCAAGCACCACCTGCGGTGA
- a CDS encoding FadR/GntR family transcriptional regulator, which yields MSLSERLADDIMRIIRVEGLAPGDQLESSRDLARRFEVTTPTVREALRRLEATGAVEFRHGSGTYVGPGADRRVLANPHGPAATPESVLELVEARLVLEPPIAAAAARTRDAAGLLLMEMSVTNALHPPQGDLRPAVHFHVALAATSGNAVLRETVQALLEVRARDQIEIRHRYDDRERDHAEHVRLLDAVRSGDPDLAAALTTEHLAAIRSAVGG from the coding sequence ATGTCGCTGTCGGAGCGGCTGGCCGACGACATCATGCGGATCATCCGGGTCGAGGGGCTGGCGCCCGGCGACCAGCTCGAGTCGTCCCGGGATCTGGCACGCCGGTTCGAGGTGACCACCCCGACCGTGCGTGAGGCGTTGCGCCGGCTGGAGGCGACCGGCGCCGTCGAGTTCCGGCACGGCTCGGGGACCTACGTCGGCCCCGGCGCCGACCGGCGCGTGCTGGCCAACCCGCACGGACCCGCCGCCACCCCGGAGAGCGTGCTGGAACTCGTCGAGGCCCGGCTGGTACTCGAACCGCCGATCGCCGCCGCGGCCGCCCGCACCCGGGACGCGGCGGGACTGCTGCTGATGGAAATGAGCGTCACCAATGCGCTGCATCCGCCGCAGGGCGATCTCCGCCCGGCCGTGCACTTCCACGTCGCACTCGCCGCCACCAGCGGCAACGCCGTGCTGCGGGAGACGGTGCAGGCGCTGCTCGAGGTCCGGGCCCGGGACCAGATCGAGATCCGGCACCGTTACGACGACCGCGAGCGCGACCACGCCGAACACGTCCGGCTGCTCGACGCCGTCCGCAGCGGTGATCCCGACCTGGCCGCCGCGCTGACCACCGAACACCTGGCGGCGATCCGCTCGGCGGTCGGCGGGTGA